In one Solanum lycopersicum chromosome 11, SLM_r2.1 genomic region, the following are encoded:
- the ABF4 gene encoding ABA responsive transcription factor (The RefSeq protein has 2 substitutions compared to this genomic sequence): MGSYLNFKNFADTSQPESSGNNSNSFLAQQSSIYSFTFDELQNTCGLGKDFGSMNMDDLLKNIEESQALSSSAALGGNLQRQGSLTLPRTLSQKTVDEVWRDFQKESVVANDASGTGGSNFGQRESTLGEMTLEEFLVRAGAVQEDMQPAGYSNDVTFASGFTQPSCSVTIAFQQATQNPGHQIAANNIFNVVSTTTSSPQQPLFPKQTTVEFASPMQLGSPGKRLPMSNPSANTSSVMQGGVMTMPVKGVSPGNLDTSSLSPSPYACGEGGRGRRSCTSFEKVVERRRKRMIKNRESAARSRDRKQAYTLELEAEVAKLKEIKQELQKKQAEFIEKQKNQLLEKMNVPWENKLICLRRTVTGPW; the protein is encoded by the exons ATGGGATCTTACCTGAACTTCAAGAACTTTGCTGACACATCACAACCAGAGAGCAGTGAGAATAATAGTAATTCTTTTTTGGCCCAACAATCTTCCATATACTCGTTTACCTTTGATGAGCTGCAAAATACATGTGGACTTGGAAAAGATTTTGGGTCGATGAATATGGATGACCTCTTGAAGAACATTGAAGAGTCTCAAGCGTTGTCATCTTCTGCTGCTTTAGGGGGTAATTTGCAGAGACAGGGTTCTTTGACACTGCCTAGGACACTTAGTCAGAAAACTGTAGATGAAGTATGGAGAGACTTTCAGAAAGAGAgtgttgttgctaatgatgcAAGTGGGACTGGAGGATCAAACTTTGGGCAGCGGGAATCTACCTTGGGAGAAATGACATTAGAAGAGTTTTTGGTTAGAGCAGGGGCCGTGCAAGAAGATATGCAACCAGCTGGATACTCAAATGATGTTACATTTGCTAGTGGTTTCACTCAACCTAGTAGTAGTGTGACCATAGCATTTCAACAAGCAACCCAAAACCCTGGACATCAAATTGCAGCGAATAACATATTTAATGTGGTCAGTACCACCACGTCTTCACCACAGCAgcccctttttcccaaacaaaCAACTGTGGAATTTGCATCACCCATGCAATTAGGGAGCCCAGGGAAAAGGCTTCCCATGTCTAATCCGTCTGCAAATACTAGTAGTGTCATGCAGGGTGGTGTTATGACCATGCCAGTAAAAGGAGTATCCCCTGGAAATCTTGATACATCTTCTCTTTCACCTTCACCTTATGCATGTGGTGAAGGTGGAAGAGGAAGGAGATCATGCACCTCTTTTGAAAAAGTTGTTGAGAGAAGGCGTAAGAGGATGATAAAGAACAGGGAGTCTGCGGCCAGATCAAGGGATCGGAAGCAG GCATATACTTTAGAGTTGGAAGCTGAAGTAGCAAAGCTTAAAGAAATTAAGCAAGAGTTGCAGAAGAAACAG GCTGAATTTATCGAGAAGCAGAAAAATCAG TTATTGGAAAAGATGAATGTGCCATGGGAAAATAAACTAATATGCTTGCGAAGGACAGTGACGGGACCTTGGTAG
- the ABF4 gene encoding ABA responsive transcription factor isoform X2: MGSYLNFKNFADTSQPESSENNSNSFLAQQSSIYSFTFDELQNTCGLGKDFGSMNMDDLLKNIEESQALSSSAALGGNLQRQGSLTLPRTLSQKTVDEVWRDFQKESVVANDASGTGGSNFGQRESTLGEMTLEEFLVRAGAVQEDMQPAGYSNDVTFASGFTQPSSSVTIAFQQATQNPGHQIAANNIFNVVSTTTSSPQQPLFPKQTTVEFASPMQLGSPGKRLPMSNPSANTSSVMQGGVMTMPVKGVSPGNLDTSSLSPSPYACGEGGRGRRSCTSFEKVVERRRKRMIKNRESAARSRDRKQAYTLELEAEVAKLKEIKQELQKKQAEFIEKQKNQLLEKMNVPWENKLICLRRTVTGPW; the protein is encoded by the exons ATGGGATCTTACCTGAACTTCAAGAACTTTGCTGACACATCACAACCAGAGAGCAGTGAGAATAATAGTAATTCTTTTTTGGCCCAACAATCTTCCATATACTCGTTTACCTTTGATGAGCTGCAAAATACATGTGGACTTGGAAAAGATTTTGGGTCGATGAATATGGATGACCTCTTGAAGAACATTGAAGAGTCTCAAGCGTTGTCATCTTCTGCTGCTTTAGGGGGTAATTTGCAGAGACAGGGTTCTTTGACACTGCCTAGGACACTTAGTCAGAAAACTGTAGATGAAGTATGGAGAGACTTTCAGAAAGAGAgtgttgttgctaatgatgcAAGTGGGACTGGAGGATCAAACTTTGGGCAGCGGGAATCTACCTTGGGAGAAATGACATTAGAAGAGTTTTTGGTTAGAGCAGGGGCCGTGCAAGAAGATATGCAACCAGCTGGATACTCAAATGATGTTACATTTGCTAGTGGTTTCACTCAACCTAGTAGTAGTGTGACCATAGCATTTCAACAAGCAACCCAAAACCCTGGACATCAAATTGCAGCGAATAACATATTTAATGTGGTCAGTACCACCACGTCTTCACCACAGCAgcccctttttcccaaacaaaCAACTGTGGAATTTGCATCACCCATGCAATTAGGGAGCCCAGGGAAAAGGCTTCCCATGTCTAATCCGTCTGCAAATACTAGTAGTGTCATGCAGGGTGGTGTTATGACCATGCCAGTAAAAGGAGTATCCCCTGGAAATCTTGATACATCTTCTCTTTCACCTTCACCTTATGCATGTGGTGAAGGTGGAAGAGGAAGGAGATCATGCACCTCTTTTGAAAAAGTTGTTGAGAGAAGGCGTAAGAGGATGATAAAGAACAGGGAGTCTGCGGCCAGATCAAGGGATCGGAAGCAG GCATATACTTTAGAGTTGGAAGCTGAAGTAGCAAAGCTTAAAGAAATTAAGCAAGAGTTGCAGAAGAAACAG GCTGAATTTATCGAGAAGCAGAAAAATCAG TTATTGGAAAAGATGAATGTGCCATGGGAAAATAAACTAATATGCTTGCGAAGGACAGTGACGGGACCTTGGTAG
- the ABF4 gene encoding ABA responsive transcription factor isoform X3, translated as MGSYLNFKNFADTSQPESSENNSNSFLAQQSSIYSFTFDELQNTCGLGKDFGSMNMDDLLKNIEESQALSSSAALGGNLQRQGSLTLPRTLSQKTVDEVWRDFQKESVVANDASGTGGSNFGQRESTLGEMTLEEFLVRAGAVQEDMQPAGYSNDVTFASGFTQPSSSVTIAFQQATQNPGHQIAANNIFNVVSTTTSSPQQPLFPKQTTVEFASPMQLGSPGKRLPMSNPSANTSSVMQGGVMTMPVKGVSPGNLDTSSLSPSPYACGEGGRGRRSCTSFEKVVERRRKRMIKNRESAARSRDRKQAYTLELEAEVAKLKEIKQELQKKQAEFIEKQKNQILLLRP; from the exons ATGGGATCTTACCTGAACTTCAAGAACTTTGCTGACACATCACAACCAGAGAGCAGTGAGAATAATAGTAATTCTTTTTTGGCCCAACAATCTTCCATATACTCGTTTACCTTTGATGAGCTGCAAAATACATGTGGACTTGGAAAAGATTTTGGGTCGATGAATATGGATGACCTCTTGAAGAACATTGAAGAGTCTCAAGCGTTGTCATCTTCTGCTGCTTTAGGGGGTAATTTGCAGAGACAGGGTTCTTTGACACTGCCTAGGACACTTAGTCAGAAAACTGTAGATGAAGTATGGAGAGACTTTCAGAAAGAGAgtgttgttgctaatgatgcAAGTGGGACTGGAGGATCAAACTTTGGGCAGCGGGAATCTACCTTGGGAGAAATGACATTAGAAGAGTTTTTGGTTAGAGCAGGGGCCGTGCAAGAAGATATGCAACCAGCTGGATACTCAAATGATGTTACATTTGCTAGTGGTTTCACTCAACCTAGTAGTAGTGTGACCATAGCATTTCAACAAGCAACCCAAAACCCTGGACATCAAATTGCAGCGAATAACATATTTAATGTGGTCAGTACCACCACGTCTTCACCACAGCAgcccctttttcccaaacaaaCAACTGTGGAATTTGCATCACCCATGCAATTAGGGAGCCCAGGGAAAAGGCTTCCCATGTCTAATCCGTCTGCAAATACTAGTAGTGTCATGCAGGGTGGTGTTATGACCATGCCAGTAAAAGGAGTATCCCCTGGAAATCTTGATACATCTTCTCTTTCACCTTCACCTTATGCATGTGGTGAAGGTGGAAGAGGAAGGAGATCATGCACCTCTTTTGAAAAAGTTGTTGAGAGAAGGCGTAAGAGGATGATAAAGAACAGGGAGTCTGCGGCCAGATCAAGGGATCGGAAGCAG GCATATACTTTAGAGTTGGAAGCTGAAGTAGCAAAGCTTAAAGAAATTAAGCAAGAGTTGCAGAAGAAACAG GCTGAATTTATCGAGAAGCAGAAAAATCAG attcTCTTACTaaggccttaa
- the ABF4 gene encoding ABA responsive transcription factor isoform X1, with the protein MGSYLNFKNFADTSQPESSENNSNSFLAQQSSIYSFTFDELQNTCGLGKDFGSMNMDDLLKNIEESQALSSSAALGGNLQRQGSLTLPRTLSQKTVDEVWRDFQKESVVANDASGTGGSNFGQRESTLGEMTLEEFLVRAGAVQEDMQPAGYSNDVTFASGFTQPSSSVTIAFQQATQNPGHQIAANNIFNVVSTTTSSPQQPLFPKQTTVEFASPMQLGSPGKRLPMSNPSANTSSVMQGGVMTMPVKGVSPGNLDTSSLSPSPYACGEGGRGRRSCTSFEKVVERRRKRMIKNRESAARSRDRKQAYTLELEAEVAKLKEIKQELQKKQAEFIEKQKNQVVVSWRRQVKEDYCWTGENLCCSGLESL; encoded by the exons ATGGGATCTTACCTGAACTTCAAGAACTTTGCTGACACATCACAACCAGAGAGCAGTGAGAATAATAGTAATTCTTTTTTGGCCCAACAATCTTCCATATACTCGTTTACCTTTGATGAGCTGCAAAATACATGTGGACTTGGAAAAGATTTTGGGTCGATGAATATGGATGACCTCTTGAAGAACATTGAAGAGTCTCAAGCGTTGTCATCTTCTGCTGCTTTAGGGGGTAATTTGCAGAGACAGGGTTCTTTGACACTGCCTAGGACACTTAGTCAGAAAACTGTAGATGAAGTATGGAGAGACTTTCAGAAAGAGAgtgttgttgctaatgatgcAAGTGGGACTGGAGGATCAAACTTTGGGCAGCGGGAATCTACCTTGGGAGAAATGACATTAGAAGAGTTTTTGGTTAGAGCAGGGGCCGTGCAAGAAGATATGCAACCAGCTGGATACTCAAATGATGTTACATTTGCTAGTGGTTTCACTCAACCTAGTAGTAGTGTGACCATAGCATTTCAACAAGCAACCCAAAACCCTGGACATCAAATTGCAGCGAATAACATATTTAATGTGGTCAGTACCACCACGTCTTCACCACAGCAgcccctttttcccaaacaaaCAACTGTGGAATTTGCATCACCCATGCAATTAGGGAGCCCAGGGAAAAGGCTTCCCATGTCTAATCCGTCTGCAAATACTAGTAGTGTCATGCAGGGTGGTGTTATGACCATGCCAGTAAAAGGAGTATCCCCTGGAAATCTTGATACATCTTCTCTTTCACCTTCACCTTATGCATGTGGTGAAGGTGGAAGAGGAAGGAGATCATGCACCTCTTTTGAAAAAGTTGTTGAGAGAAGGCGTAAGAGGATGATAAAGAACAGGGAGTCTGCGGCCAGATCAAGGGATCGGAAGCAG GCATATACTTTAGAGTTGGAAGCTGAAGTAGCAAAGCTTAAAGAAATTAAGCAAGAGTTGCAGAAGAAACAG GCTGAATTTATCGAGAAGCAGAAAAATCAG GTTGTTGTATCGTGGAGgagacaagtcaaagaggactactgttGGACTGGTGAAAAcctttgctgcagtgggcttgaatctcttTAA